One window of the Archaeoglobus sulfaticallidus PM70-1 genome contains the following:
- the purS gene encoding phosphoribosylformylglycinamidine synthase subunit PurS, which translates to MIADVYIELKEGVADPEGESTKKALKLLGFDNVKNVSTRKVFRIEIDAKSREEAEKEIKQMCEKLLANPVIQRYSINWIS; encoded by the coding sequence ACTGAAGGAGGGGGTCGCCGATCCCGAAGGTGAGTCAACAAAGAAGGCTTTAAAACTGCTTGGATTTGATAATGTAAAAAATGTGTCAACGAGAAAGGTTTTCAGAATTGAGATTGATGCAAAGAGTAGAGAGGAGGCTGAAAAAGAGATCAAACAAATGTGTGAGAAACTTCTCGCAAACCCAGTAATCCAGAGATATTCAATAAACTGGATATCCTGA
- the purL gene encoding phosphoribosylformylglycinamidine synthase subunit PurL, whose amino-acid sequence MIEKVLKKVDVPFPLYQIDIINSDDEMLKAISDELGLSLSVDEMRRIKEYFIAKGRNPYDIELQALGQAWSEHCCYKSSKYYLKQFIFNIESEYVISAIKEDAGVVEFDEDHAYVVAFESHNHPSAIEPYGGAATGIGGILRDVVCMGAKPVALIDPLFFGKPDFPHSVLPKGTKHPLYLLSGVVAGIRDYGNRVGIPTVSGMIFFDNSYLTNCLVNVGCIGIAKKSNIVPSRAGGEDDIFILAGGLTGRDGIHGVTFASAELKETSEEESRGAVQLGNPIIKEPLIHACLEVIEKKLITGMKDLGGGGLSCAVGEMALAAGFGARVFLDRVPLKEPDMAPWEIWVSESQERMMITAKPEMVDEVLYVFEKWDVPATVVGEVKAEKTLEVYYKDFKVYDMDIEFVTSGPEYCRSYLPKKVEVKGEERINPPKDYLRVFKDMLQHPNVASREWVIRQYDHQVRASTILRPLQGRINRETHGDSAIIKPTESWRGLAITADVNPWMTKIDPFWGTASSFDEMIRNLIAVNSKPHSFVDCLNFGNPEKPERMGEFVESVKAMGWMARGINLPCVSGNVSFYNETPHSAVAPTPTLLGIGIIEDIRNAITSYFKRVGSSIVLVGETEAEFGGSVYSAVTGQKSYLVPRTSPERLKTYSDAMLESFKEFKVLACHDISGGGLAIAIAEMCFGKGLGAEIDLRGIAGDAHVKLFSESNTRWIVELPEEDAQGFIAFLMERGCRAFEIGCVSKDSISFNDSNIAFEMGVSEAEELWRNGLSRYVV is encoded by the coding sequence ATGATTGAAAAGGTTCTGAAGAAAGTGGATGTGCCTTTTCCACTATATCAGATAGACATTATAAACTCAGATGATGAAATGCTGAAAGCTATCAGCGATGAACTCGGTTTATCGCTGAGCGTTGACGAAATGCGAAGAATAAAAGAATATTTCATCGCAAAAGGCAGAAATCCGTACGATATTGAGCTTCAAGCTCTGGGACAGGCGTGGAGTGAGCACTGCTGTTACAAGAGTTCAAAATATTACTTGAAACAATTCATCTTCAACATCGAGTCTGAATATGTCATCTCAGCAATAAAGGAGGATGCCGGTGTTGTTGAGTTCGATGAAGATCACGCTTATGTTGTTGCCTTCGAATCCCACAACCATCCTTCAGCCATAGAGCCTTACGGCGGTGCGGCAACAGGCATAGGTGGGATCTTGAGAGATGTTGTATGCATGGGGGCTAAGCCAGTAGCATTGATTGACCCCCTCTTTTTCGGAAAACCGGACTTTCCGCATTCAGTTTTGCCTAAGGGGACGAAGCATCCGTTATATCTGCTATCCGGAGTTGTTGCAGGAATAAGAGATTACGGGAACAGGGTTGGAATACCAACTGTCTCCGGAATGATATTCTTTGATAATAGCTATCTCACAAACTGCCTCGTCAATGTTGGATGCATAGGAATTGCGAAGAAATCGAATATTGTGCCAAGCAGGGCTGGAGGAGAGGATGACATATTCATCCTCGCCGGAGGTCTGACTGGGAGAGATGGAATACATGGTGTAACTTTTGCCTCAGCGGAGCTTAAAGAAACAAGCGAAGAGGAGTCGAGAGGGGCTGTACAGCTTGGTAATCCGATAATCAAGGAACCCCTGATTCATGCATGTTTGGAGGTAATAGAAAAGAAGTTGATCACGGGGATGAAAGATCTCGGCGGTGGAGGGCTTAGCTGTGCTGTAGGAGAGATGGCTCTGGCTGCTGGTTTCGGAGCGAGAGTGTTTCTGGACAGGGTGCCGCTAAAAGAGCCGGATATGGCTCCCTGGGAGATATGGGTTTCAGAGAGTCAGGAGAGGATGATGATCACCGCCAAGCCAGAGATGGTTGATGAGGTGCTGTACGTCTTCGAGAAGTGGGATGTGCCGGCAACCGTCGTTGGAGAGGTTAAGGCTGAGAAGACGCTTGAGGTTTACTACAAAGACTTCAAGGTTTACGACATGGACATAGAGTTCGTAACATCCGGCCCGGAATACTGCAGGAGTTACCTGCCGAAGAAAGTTGAGGTTAAGGGAGAGGAAAGGATAAATCCGCCAAAAGACTACCTGAGAGTTTTCAAGGATATGCTCCAGCACCCGAATGTGGCGAGCAGGGAATGGGTTATCAGGCAGTACGATCATCAGGTCAGAGCATCCACGATTTTAAGACCGCTGCAGGGGAGAATTAACAGGGAGACCCATGGAGACTCAGCAATAATCAAACCAACTGAATCGTGGAGGGGTCTGGCAATAACAGCAGATGTCAACCCCTGGATGACCAAGATTGATCCATTCTGGGGTACTGCAAGCTCATTCGATGAGATGATCAGGAACCTTATCGCTGTGAACTCAAAGCCCCATTCATTCGTTGACTGTCTGAACTTCGGAAACCCGGAGAAGCCAGAGAGGATGGGAGAGTTCGTTGAAAGTGTTAAGGCGATGGGCTGGATGGCTAGAGGTATTAACCTGCCGTGTGTTAGCGGTAATGTGAGCTTCTACAACGAAACACCCCATTCTGCTGTGGCACCAACTCCAACACTGCTGGGCATAGGTATTATAGAAGACATAAGGAATGCTATAACCTCATACTTCAAGAGGGTCGGAAGCTCAATAGTGCTTGTCGGAGAGACAGAAGCGGAGTTTGGTGGGAGCGTTTATTCGGCAGTTACTGGACAGAAAAGCTATCTCGTTCCAAGAACGAGCCCTGAAAGGCTTAAAACATACAGCGATGCCATGCTTGAATCCTTTAAGGAGTTCAAAGTTCTTGCATGCCACGACATCTCAGGTGGTGGTTTAGCTATCGCAATAGCTGAGATGTGCTTCGGAAAAGGTCTTGGAGCTGAGATCGATCTCAGGGGAATTGCTGGAGATGCCCATGTCAAGCTGTTCTCCGAATCGAACACCAGATGGATTGTTGAGCTACCAGAAGAGGATGCACAGGGGTTCATCGCTTTCCTCATGGAAAGAGGTTGCAGAGCTTTTGAGATAGGCTGCGTATCAAAAGATAGCATATCATTCAACGATAGCAACATTGCGTTCGAGATGGGCGTTAGCGAGGCGGAAGAGCTGTGGAGAAATGGTCTGTCGAGGTATGTGGTCTGA
- the purQ gene encoding phosphoribosylformylglycinamidine synthase subunit PurQ — protein sequence MEPRIAVLRIEGTNCEDETVKALKAAGAFAEAVHLKQFYSDMIKESEKRKITDYTGIVIPGGFSAGDYVRAGAIFSARMKSVLKRDLEEFINNDFPILGICNGFQVLVELGALPGFEDKLSEKPEIVLAINNSNRFECRMSYLRHENRGKCMFTKGLDNRVVVYPVAHAEGKVVFPKGMEGIYIDRLVENDQIVFRYVDENGDYAGYPWNPNGSIYNIAGICNAKGNVLGLMPHPERVMHEWSYLDCEWSPEGHGDGWIIFKNMVDYIEKL from the coding sequence ATGGAGCCAAGAATAGCTGTTCTGAGGATTGAGGGAACCAACTGCGAGGATGAAACAGTTAAAGCTTTGAAGGCCGCTGGAGCTTTTGCCGAGGCTGTGCATCTAAAGCAATTCTACAGCGACATGATAAAGGAGAGCGAGAAGAGGAAGATAACGGACTACACGGGGATTGTCATCCCTGGTGGGTTCTCTGCCGGAGATTACGTCAGAGCCGGAGCGATTTTTTCAGCAAGAATGAAGAGCGTTTTGAAGAGAGATCTTGAGGAATTCATAAACAACGATTTTCCTATTCTGGGTATATGTAACGGATTTCAGGTCCTGGTTGAACTCGGTGCACTACCGGGCTTTGAGGATAAGCTGTCAGAGAAGCCGGAGATTGTGCTCGCAATCAACAACTCCAACAGGTTTGAGTGCAGGATGAGCTACCTCAGGCACGAAAACAGGGGGAAGTGTATGTTCACGAAGGGCCTAGATAACAGGGTTGTTGTATATCCCGTTGCCCATGCGGAGGGAAAGGTTGTTTTCCCGAAGGGCATGGAGGGGATTTACATAGATAGGCTGGTTGAGAACGATCAGATCGTTTTCAGGTATGTTGACGAGAACGGAGACTATGCTGGCTATCCCTGGAATCCAAACGGAAGCATATACAATATTGCTGGGATCTGCAACGCAAAGGGAAATGTTCTCGGGCTGATGCCACATCCGGAGAGGGTTATGCACGAGTGGAGCTACCTTGACTGCGAGTGGAGTCCAGAAGGACATGGAGATGGATGGATAATCTTCAAGAACATGGTGGATTACATTGAAAAGTTATGA
- a CDS encoding sulfite exporter TauE/SafE family protein gives MDLSNFILVTLFAFLISSFTSQAGVSGAFLILPFQISVLGFSSPAVSSTNFVYNIVAIPSGVYRYIREGRFLKPLALVIAFGTLPGIFIGALIRVTYLPDPKNFKLFVGVVLLYLGLRLLYTKKSERREVRVARIVKVSIREVVYEFSNRTYSFSVLKVFLIAFLIGIVGGAYGVGGGAMIAPILVSVFGLPIYTTAGATLFATFISSIAGVAYYSILGYSPNWIQGLSIGIGGFFGMYVGAGMQKFMPERVIRIGLSVLIIVLAIKYILQFFL, from the coding sequence ATGGATCTATCAAACTTCATTCTTGTAACATTATTCGCTTTTCTCATCTCATCATTCACATCCCAGGCAGGAGTGTCGGGAGCGTTTCTCATACTTCCATTCCAGATCAGCGTCCTTGGATTCTCCAGTCCTGCTGTTAGCTCAACGAACTTCGTTTACAACATCGTCGCGATTCCAAGTGGGGTTTACAGATACATTAGAGAAGGGAGGTTTCTCAAACCACTGGCGTTAGTTATTGCTTTTGGCACCTTGCCTGGAATATTCATAGGGGCTTTGATAAGGGTGACATACCTTCCAGATCCGAAGAACTTCAAGCTTTTTGTAGGGGTTGTTCTGCTCTATCTTGGCCTAAGACTCCTCTACACAAAAAAGTCTGAAAGGAGAGAGGTGAGAGTAGCCAGAATAGTAAAAGTTAGTATTAGAGAAGTTGTCTATGAGTTCTCAAACAGAACATACAGCTTTTCTGTATTGAAGGTTTTCCTTATTGCCTTCCTGATCGGGATTGTTGGTGGGGCTTACGGTGTTGGTGGAGGGGCTATGATTGCTCCCATTCTTGTATCAGTCTTCGGCCTTCCCATATACACCACTGCTGGAGCTACGCTTTTCGCTACATTCATTTCCTCCATTGCTGGAGTCGCATACTACTCAATTCTCGGGTACTCTCCGAACTGGATTCAGGGGCTGTCGATAGGCATTGGTGGGTTTTTCGGGATGTATGTTGGAGCCGGAATGCAGAAGTTCATGCCCGAGAGAGTAATTAGAATTGGACTTTCAGTCCTGATCATTGTTTTAGCGATAAAATACATCCTCCAGTTTTTCCTATAG